The following are from one region of the Coccinella septempunctata chromosome 7, icCocSept1.1, whole genome shotgun sequence genome:
- the LOC123317291 gene encoding uncharacterized protein LOC123317291, which produces MPSKKNKNYSLDTLKLALEAIRNGMPVKRASREFNIPKTTLHSKFHGKYAINCSAGAPTILTAEEEGTLVKWIISVSRVGFPVDRSQLLDSVRMLLLKKKRENPFKDNRPGRHWYEGFLRRHPEITRRMTQNLVHSRATLTEVQIRNWFKELEQYFHDNNLTEILYDPRRIYNADESAFFLCPKGKKVLAMKGCRTVYNHTANDEKECITTLITGNAAGDLPPPMVMFAYERIPQSIVALMPDKWGLGKSESGWMTGESFFEYVSNIFHPWLIRNNIPLPVIFYVDGHKSHLTMHLSNFCSDNGIILISLFPNATHMLQPMDVGVFHPLKNGWKNAVARFRVENNKQKIRKENFAPLLATTIKEVLNVRILQNAFRTCGLFPFNANAINYSKLVSADVSQPELADNDNYPSKTNEIIGFTEQHLKFIESFIEKQKLVEFETCLSKQEEWTGNIKDDNLYILWKKLKNTVNGNSINTHQEEQEIGNLPDNTLVLEGDWIEEILNASNQIEEVEMEIAETSVTSGIDENGSVSPTEYNAAVSNAEGQEKAKREQERGTSMHVNSSNFESVNECSEELPITNQAGMAEPRKHADPDQGMEKSPEQIEKTSTSSLPFQVPSPFKSILFWPENKRTENKKTTIVKVPSVATSEQWKAYYKKKQEAKEKKEEEKENRKRQRLEKLKNKQTKTNKSYLNKYHDGKTEEIATSSSETTNNTKSNKDRNFKVGDYVVVDYLDIKFPGVIEELQKGKAFVSVMTQSGNNWKWPLKKDILWYDFDEIYEKIEEPVLCNKRGIFTVGEMKKFQSV; this is translated from the exons ATGCCctcaaaaaagaataaaaactaCTCACTGGATACGCTCAAGTTGGCTTTGGAAGCTATAAGAAATGGAATGCCGGTTAAGAGAGCCAGCAGagaattcaatattcctaaaacAACGttgcattcaaaatttcatggaaaatatGCCATCAATTGTTCTGCTGGAGCCCCAACAATTTTGACCGCAGAAGAAGAGGGCACATTGGTCAAGTGGATTATTAGTGTAAGTCGAGTCGGTTTTCCTGTAGACAGAAGTCAATTATTGGATAGTGTACGAATGTTGCTACTCAAGAAGAAAAGAGAGAATCCGTTCAAAGACAATCGTCCTGGAAGGCATTGGTATGAAGGTTTTCTTCGCCGACATCCGGAAATCACAAGAAGAATGACGCAAAACCTCGTTCATTCTAGAGCCACATTAACTGAAGTTCAAATCAGAAACTGGTTCAAGGAACTGGAACAATATTTCCATGATAATAATCTGACCGAAATTCTTTATGATCCACGAAGAATTTATAATGCTGATGAAAGTGCGTTCTTCCTTTGTCCAAAGGGAAAAAAAGTACTGGCAATGAAGGGCTGCAGAACAGTTTACAACCATACTGCCAATGATGAGAAAGAATGCATAACAACACTCATCACAG gAAACGCAGCTGGAGATTTGCCTCCTCCAATGGTCATGTTTGCCTATGAACGCATTCCTCAGAGCATAGTAGCACTAATGCCTGATAAATGGGGCTTAGGGAAATCTGAATCAGGCTGGATGACCGGCGAGAGTTTTTTTGAATACGTCTCCAATATATTCCATCCCTGGCTCATAAGGAACAATATACCATTACCAGTTATATTTTATGTGGATGGGCATAAATCACATTTGACGATGCATCTAAGTAATTTCTGCTCTGACAATGGAATAATTCTCATAAGCTTATTTCCAAATGCAACACATATGCTTCAGCCAATGGACGTAGGTGTTTTTCATCCATTGAAAAATGGCTGGAAAAATGCAGTCGCAAGATTCAGAGTGGAGAACAACAAGCAAAAAATCAGGAAAGAAAACTTCGCACCACTACTGGCGACTACCATTAAAGAAGTTCTCAATGTTAGGATATTACAGAATGCATTCCGAACATGTGGTTTGTTTCCATTCAATGCGAATGCTATAAATTATTCTAAATTGGTTTCTGCTGATGTAAGTCAACCTGAGCTAGCTGACAATGATAACTACCCTAGTAAAACCAACGAGATTATCGGCTTTACTGAACAACATCTGAAATTCATCGAAAGCTTCATAGAAAAACAAAAACTAGTGGAATTTGAAACTTGTCTATCCAAACAGGAAGAATGGACAGGCAACATTAAGGATGATAATCTCTACATTTTGTGGAAGAAACTGAAAAACACCGTTAATGGGAATTCTATAAATACTCACCAGGAAGAGCAAGAAATAGGTAACTTACCTGACAATACCCTTGTTTTAGAAGGAGATTGGATTGAAGAGATATTGAATGCTAGTAATCAAATTGAAGAAGTGGAAATGGAAATTGCCGAAACTTCCGTTACATCAGGAATTGACGAAAATGGATCAGTTTCACCAACAGAATATAATGCAGCAGTTAGCAATGCTGAAGGTCAAGAAAAAGCCAAGAGAGAGCAAGAGAGAGGAACCAGTATGCATGTTAACTCTTCCAATTTCGAAAGTGTGAATGAGTGCTCCGAAGAGCTGCCTATTACGAACCAGGCAGGAATGGCAGAACCTAGAAAACATGCAGATCCTGATCAAGGAATGGAAAAATCTCcagaacaaattgaaaaaacgtcTACCAGTAGCTTACCATTTCAGGTACCATCTCCGTTTAAATCTATTCTATTTTGGCCCGAAAAtaaaagaactgaaaataagaaaacgACCATAGTAAAAGTTCCAAGTGTTGCGACTTCGGAACAATGGAAAGCCTATTATAAAAAGAAGCAAGAAGctaaagaaaaaaaggaagaagagaaagaaaatCGTAAACGACAAAGACTAGAGAAGTTGAAGAATAAGCAAACGAAGACGAATAAAAGTTACTTAAATAAATATCACGATGGCAAAACCGAAGAAATAGCAACCAGTTCATCAGAAACTACAAATAATACTAAATCAAATAAAGATAGAAATTTCAAGGTTGGAGATTACGTGGTTGTGGATTATCTGGATATAAAATTTCCTGGGGTGATTGAGGAACTTCAAAAAGGAAAAGCATTTGTGAGCGTGATGACACAGAGTGGAAATAATTGGAAGTGGCCATTAAAAAAAGATATTTTGTGGtacgattttgatgaaatttatgaaaaaattgaggaacCGGTTCTATGTAACAAACGTGGAATTTTCACTGTTGGAGAAATGAAAAAGTTCCAAAGTGTCTGA